ATGTCTAAAATATATTCAAAACAGCAAAATACTTGAAATATCTATTGATTTTTTATCCAAATATTCAAATCAAACCAATTTATATGTTAATTTTAGGTATTTTGACATATATTATACAAATTTATATGTACTATATTATTTTGTTTTATAGATTTTAAGAAATTTTAAGCATATAATGAATCTTAAAATTTTAAAATTAAATAATTTAAATGGGTTATCCGAACCCAAACCGAACCCGCAAAGATCCAAACCCGAACCGAAATTTAGAAATACTCGAATGAGGCTGAAATCTTTAAACCCGAAAATCCGAAACCCGAATAGATCCAAACCGAACCCAATGGATATCCGAACGCCCACCCCTACTATTTCTGTTGGAAACAAAATAATTAATTTACAGCCTCACTATTAGCTTGACCACCTCATCTTCAAGTAGCACGAAACCTAGTCCCATCCATTCGCTTGATTCTCCCCATGATGCATCAACTTGACATCGCCATCTGCATCCCAAATTCACAATTTGATTACTCTGTTCTTGTTGCGGCTCTGCTTCTTCCTGTTCCTCCATCTCCTCTCCTAGTTGCGCCAGTTTCCATGCTTCTGCTTCCTTACAAGCGAGCTGTAAGGTATCGAGAGCTGTGATGTCTTTTGCGTTAAAACACTTCTCGTTTCTTGCCTTCCAAATATACCATAACAGCCATGGAAACATATCTGCTCCAGATGCGTTATAACTTCCTCCTGAGACCTGCTGGAAAAGGTAGTCGAAGTTTGTGAACAGAGATGAGCATGGGAAAAGCCCCAGAGAAGACGGGATAGTAGATAAAGCCCAACACTGGAGTGCCGGCGGGCATTCAAATAACAAGTGGTTTATAGTATCAGCATTAGCTCCACACCGTTAACACGTAGTATCAATACCACAATGGCGCTCCACAAGTTTACTCGCTGTGGCTAAATACCCGGTTAAAGCTTGCCATAAGAAGTGCTTGATCTTACTCGACGTCTTGAGTTTCCATACCCTCTGTTTCGGTCCCGTCGTACTGGGTTCTGTCACCTGGCTGACCTCTTTTCGCGTCTCTGTTCTACAGCAATAGAGTACCCAAACCGCACTGTATAGTGCCCCGACTTCGAGTGTTCCCATCGATATCCATCGTGTCGTCCAGTTCGGCTTATCTTCAGCTTCAAGATCCGTGGTAAATCCGCTGCATCAATAACCTCTGAGGTGAACTCTGTATTCCATTCTTTCAAATCAAAGTCGATGAGATGGTGTACTCTTAGGTCTGGATCGTAGTTCAAGTTTATTGGTTTCGCCGGTCTGGCTGGAGTATCAGGTATCCATACATCGGTCCATACGGACGTATCAGCATCCGTTCCTATCGTTCTTTGTACTCCTTCATTTAGCACCTGCTATGCTGCCATCAAGTTATTCCTGTCGAAAGAGGCATTATATGCTTTTCCAGTCCTCAAAAGGATTTGAATGCCGATAATAGCGCCCTTTTAGAACTCGTGCACGAAGGGAATTCGAGTATACGAGTAGTCTCCAGACTTGCTTAGCTAGAAGTGCGAAGTTGAAATCTCTGAAATCTCGGAACCCCAGCCCTCCATTATCTTTTGGTACACAGATTTTGTCCCAAGCGACCCAATGGAGACCACAGTTGTTGTTCCTTGAGCTCTACCAATATCTCGGCAAAGTGGCGGACAGCTTATTGCATAACCCTTTTGGCAGTAGATAACAAGACAGCACGATGTTGGAACTGCTTGTGCCACTGATTTTATTTGTACTTCTTTCCCTCCTCGAGATAGAAGTCTTGCGGACCAAGAGTTTACCCTCCCATTCATGCACTCTTGTAAAAAAGCAAACATTCCTAGATACATTCCTACTCCCCCTTCTCTTGTGATTCCCAGTGATCTTTTCAGATCAGTTTTAGTGGACGTTACGACCTTAGAACCGAACATAACTGAAGATTTTGCTTTGTTCAGTTGTTGTCCTGAGGCTTCCCCGTAAATGTCGATGATTCGCATCAATTCCTCGCATTGAGGTTGTTCTGCTCTACAAAAGAACAGACTGCCGTCCGTGAATAAGAGGTGGGATATAGCAGGGCTCTCTCTGGTGATCTTCATACCCGTAATCGTTTTAGTATTTTCCGCTTGCTTGATGTGTGATATCAGCACTTCCGTACACAGTATGAAAAGGAAAGGTGATAAAGGATCTCCTTGTCTCAGTCCTCTCGACGATTTGATAGTTCCTTTTGCTTCTCCATTGATCAGGACCTGATACGAGACCGATGTTATGAACGTCATTATCCGCTGTACCCATCGCTTATCAAAGCCAAATTTAAGTAGGAGGGCTTCCATGAAGCTCCATTCCACTATGTCGTATGCTTTACTCATATCGGTCTTGATCGCAACGAACTTATCTTTGCAGTTATGATTTGTTCGGAGAGCGTGAAACATTTCCTGCGCTACTAAGATGTTGTCAGTGATTAAACGGCGAGCCACAAAGGCCGATTGTGTTTCCGAGATCAGCAGCGGTAGAATACGTTTTAGCCTTGATGATAGAATTTTTGAAATGATTTTATATCCCACATTGCACAGGCTAATCGGTCTAAACTCTGTCATAGTTGTAGATCTTTCGATCTTTGGTATAAGACAGATGTTCTTTTGGTTCAGGCGCTCATCAAACTCGCCTGATTCAAAAAAAGCTCGTACCATCGCGCAAACATATCTTCCAACTGTGCTCCAGAACCTTTGGTAGAAGAGACTCGTCATTCCATCTGGCCTTGGAGCTTTCTCTGGATTTATCGCGAAGGCTGCCTCTCTTATCTCCTCATCTCGAGGGATCTTCATGAGCTGTTCATTCATATCATGTGTAACTGACGCGGTAATGTACTGGAGTGTATCATCTATAGTGGTCGGATTAGATGATGAAAAGAGTTGTTGAAAATACTCGGTAGCCACTGCTTCTATTTCGTCCTCCGTAGATACCCATTGGTTCATCGAGTTCTTGAGACTAGTTATGCAATTCCGAGCACGTCTCTGCTTAGTCTTTGCATGGGCGTACTTTGTGTTTCGATCTCCTGCTCTAAGCCAAAGAGCTCGACTCTTTTGTCTCCAGAAGAGTTCTTCTTCTCTATAGGCAGCACATAATTGCCATTTGATCTCTAACTCCTCCTCACTCGATAATAGCACATCATTTTGGGCCTCGTCCATCTTCTTCTTTAGGGTCTCGATCAGCTTGGCGTTGTTCGAAACAGATCGCCGTTTCCATCATGAGATAGCTCGCCTGCTTTGACTGAGCTTCTCGATAATATTACCATTTTGTTCCAATTCCGGTGACTCCCAAGCTTCATTCACAGTCGCTGAGAAGCCTTCTTTACCGATCCATCTTCTATCGAATTTGAAACCTCTTCTAACTTGATTGTTCATCGCTTGGAACCTCGCTAAGATATGGCGGTGATCCGATCCCCACCATAGTAAATACTCCACATATGTGTGGGAAATTTTTTGGTGCCAATCCTCGTTACCAACTGCTCTATCAAGCTTGCATTCCCTTGTACGACCTGACCAAGAGAAAGAATTGCCAATGGAGGGAAATTCAATCATACGACAATTAGATAGCATATTCTTGACGTCAATCTCTTTTCCCTCCTTTTTTCTCAGCATTGCTAATGATCTCGTTGAAATCTCCCATAAGCAGCCACACTCTAGTTCTTCTCAGGCTGATGCGTGTTAGGCGCTCCCATACATTTTCACGGTATTCAATGACTGGATCTCCATACATAAAGGTGATGAACACCTCATGTCTTTCCATCTGCGCTTCTATGTCAATCATACAATTATTTGAAAATAATATATCAACCTCAGAATCGTTCATGTAAAATAAAGCCAGTCCACCGCTCCTACCAACAGGATCCACAGTGAACAAAATGTCATAACCAAACTCAACTTGAAAGTCTTGCAAAAAAGAAAAACTATTTTTTGTTTCAGAAAGAAAAGAAAGGTAGGATGAAAGCAATGATATAATTCCCGAAGGTGTTGCTTGGTTAGGTAGGCTCCGGCCCTCTGACAGTTCCATGCGATTGCACACATATATGAGTACTGGGTGGTTTCAGGGACCCCACCGAACCTAAAGCAGCTGAAAATTTATGTCTCTCCGTTGAAGCCGGGAACACCTCAATGTGAGGGACAGTGGTCGAATCTTTATTCTTATCCGAAAAAGACGGTTACTCCTGATCAGCTTGCCTCTCGGAGATACTCGTCCTCTGGATGCCAGTTTCTTTGAGACTGATATTCCTTTTTTGTCAGGTGTTCGCTGACCTTTCTTTTTCTTTGCGCCCAAAGGAGTTCCTGAGTTCTTTGAGGCATTACGAGAGCTCTCTGTTGCCTGTCGTTTAGACATCTCCCATGTTTTCATCTTCCTTGTCTGTTCTGGAATTGGGGGTTATGTTCTGCTTGGAGGGGACCTGGATCTGCATATGCTGGTTGCGGCTATCGTGGTCTTTTTCCTTTTCCAGTGCATCAGCCATTGGTTCATCAAGGAGATCATCTTCAGCAAGCATTTCCTCATCCATATCGACCACCACATTTTCATACTCCTCCGCAATCTTATTCATTTCCTCCTCCGTGAAAAGGGATTGGTCCTCCTCCATCATTACTTTATCTCCTTTCGGGACTATATCCTTTGTTTGAGTAGTCACTACTACTTCCAATTCCTTCTCCTTCCTAGGATGTTGTTGATCACGTACGCATGCTTTGTGGATAGGAGTTGAATGATTTTCAGATTCCGCCTGAGTCTCAGGGAGGTTCTTTGTGTCTTTTCGCAATCGTTTGAGCTCATTTGAATTCCTCCGTCGTGTTTTGAAAGCTCCAGCTTGTCATATTCCTCTGTTCTTATTGCTTTCCCTTTAATCCTTCTGATCCTTTCTTCCTCTGTTTCACGAGTATCTCGAGGCATAAGCTCGTGAACCATCGCTCTAGGGGAGCGGACCGATTGCCATTCCATTCTACTCTCACGGCGAACCTGGTACGGGCCTCTTCTCTCATCCATCAAACTTCTCTCGGCCCTCGCACTTCGTCTATCTCTTTGAATCTCTGATATTGTGCGTTGCGATTCCGGTGATTGTTTGTTCGATCAAGAAGACTGTGAGACCCTGTTGTATCCAATCTGATGAGTCCCAGATCTCGATGTGTTTCTTTTTACTCTCCATTCAGAGGATGATGTTGAGTCTCCATATTTTGATTTGTGACCTTGGGATCTTTCTTCATTTTTCCTCCAGCGAGTTCCATCGTTAACATCTCTATTGTATGGGTGAAATCTCTCTCGATCACGGGGATAGTCAGAGCTGTAGCTTTGTTCCAACCTATTCCATACATTCTTACCAGGGGGATCCTCTTTGTTTTGCAACTGGCTTCGTAGGTCTGTGTACTCTGTTTCTTGGTGAAGGTATCCTCTTCATTTGCCGTACCATTCTGCACTAGCATTCATCTCCCTCCTTTCAAAATATGGTTCATGGTAGTGTCTTGCCTGAATATCGGAGTTATGGAAGGGATTGGAGACCCGTGCCATTAATTCTACCTTCTCCTTCTTCTCCAGTCTTGAAACTCGGTTCTTTTCTCTTTGTTCTGGAGATAGTTAGGGCATGTGCCTTCCTCATGCGATATGCGTTTGCATGTAAAACATAATCTGTGTAGTTCTTCATACTTCAGAATCACCGTCACTACATCTCCATTAGCGTATCCTGCTTTTCTTTCAAATTGAAGAGGCTCATCGACGTTGATTTGAACTCCGACTCTCCCGTTAGTAACATCCACTGTATCAACTTCTCCCAGAGCTTTCCCAATGCTTCTATAAGATTCATCTTTCTTGTAGTGTGTAGGAACACCCGTGATCGTTACCCAGAGAAGCATTGAGTTTGGGTAGTCTTCTTTGATAGTAGGGATCCATCTCTCTAGTGAGAAACTCCATTTATTGAAATGGCAAGGTCTGCGATGAAGCACCTTCTGGAGATCTTCTTCTTTATCGAAGTCGAATTGACACTTATTATTTCTCAGATTTATCCCACGAACTCTACCTTCCACATCCCAAATTCTTCGTTTTGGCATGTGGGTTATTAGGGCATCCACACTTTTTCCGTCAATGTGAAACATCCGACCAACCAAGGATAGCTTGTATTTCTCCACCAAGTCTGAGAAGTCGAAATCAGGTACTTTGATTATCTCTTCCTCCGTTTGTAAGCCCCTTCGATCTTGACGAGAGTTTTCACCCCTCGATCTCTCTGATCGACCTTGTCTCCACATCTTTCAAGCTTTCGGTACCACTGATACACCCTAAGGAAGGGGAGAGAGAAAAAGTATGCTGAAACCTAGAAAGTTTCTTTACGTGCTGGTCACGGCCACAACCCTATTGTAATAAGTGTTGGGGATGGATTGAACCCATCCACAAAGCCCATCGAACAAAAGGCCCAATCCGATAAGCCGAATAGTCGTCGGCTCGGAAGCCGATATTCGGAGTTTTGACTCGACTATAGACGGCTTTTAGTCGAACAGAGAGCAGATAGAGCGTGATCGACTTAACAGCTCGGGACGAGCATTCACTAGCCAGGCCCCAAAGTTCGACAAGGCCCAATCAATTAAAAATGAATTAGGTTAAGTCGATCGGATAAAGACTATAAAAGGAGAGGAAAGCAAAGGAGAACGATCATCGACACTGGGCTACACAAACTTAGCGGCGAGATTAGGGTTTATTGTCCGTACAATCATCTCTCTGCTATTTGTATTTTTCCGGTTTAAGCTCTCACGAGCTCCAGCTTGCCATTACTTTTTCCACCTTTGTAACCTCATCTCGAAATCTAATAAACGCCTCTGTTCGACCCATTTTTAGTATTGTTTACTTCACCAGAGACCAAACTCACCTTAAACAATTGGCGCCCACCGTGGGGCCGAACAGACCTAGCGTTTCTAGACCGAAATGACCACCGGAGGTACGAACCCTGATACCTCGGGAAAGGGGCCGGAACTCACGCCTCCTCCCCCTCCTCCCCTTCTCTCGTCGGAGTTCATGAGTTAAGTCATGGCTCGACTTGCTCATCAAGAGGAAGTCCAGAAGACGACAAACGACCAGCTCGCTGCCATCGTCGCTGCTCTCAGCGCACCCACCGGCAACTCGTAACCATTCCGTCGTCACCTCTTCAACACAAACCCCCCTACTCCAACGGACGGTCGTACGACGAACCCAGCTGACCCTGCAGAGACCCTCGTCGCTGATGCTCTTCCAGCAGCGTCCGATCCCTCAACTATCTGAGAGATTGCCGAGCTCAAGTTAAATTTTCAACAAATGAGCTCGAGAATCCACCAAGCAACCAGCACAGCTCCTGAGATTGATAGCGTCATCGCCTCAACATCACGCACACCTTTTACCGAAGAACTGACGGAGGTCAAGCTCCGGAAAATGGACAAGTTGTGTCTCCCAGAGTACAAACCAAGAGGTGATCCCGTCGAGCATTTGACGGCTTTCAACATCGCGGTGGCAAGAGCTAGACTTGCTCCCGAGGAAAGAGACGCAGGATACTGCCAACTCTTTGTCGAGACACTGAACGAACAAGCCCTGACTTGGTTCTCGGGACTCGAGGAGAACTCGATTAGAAGCTTCAAAGAGCTCTCCTCAGCATTTCTCAAGACTTACATCATGTTCACCAAGCGCGAAGCAACAGCCTCGAGCCTTTGGAACCTCAAGCAAACGAAGGACCAGAGTCTTCGCGACTACATGGAGCAATTTAAGTCGGTCGTGTCGCGAATCAACATTCCCGATGACATCGCCGTCGACATCTTGAGGAACAATCTTCTGGTAGAATGTAAGTTCCGAGAAGATCTCTATCGATGTCCCACCTCGTCACTACAAGATGCCATTGCTCGGTCCCACAACTTCATCCGTATGGAAGAGGACACTAAAGCCATCATGAGCAAGCATAACTCGGCGAAGCAATCGGCACCTAAAAACGCTGCTACCGCTCACGTCGAACCTCGTTAGCATGCTGCCAGCGACAAACACAACCGCAAGAATGGTCTCCTCTACGTCGTTGATGAAAACGGGAAGAAATGGAACACCTTTCATCGAGAGACAGATCCTCCTAGCGAATCCCCCCGAGCAACAGCGGCCGCCGCAGTCGCCCAGGTCGATTCCGTAGCGGGTTCATCCCGGACTCCTCCAGGACTTACCAAATCGTGCAAGCTCCATGGTGTCAAAGGCCACGACACGTCAGAGTGCAAAACACTTTTCGCACAGTTCCTCTCTTCGATCGAAAGCGGCGAGCTTAAGATCCCTCCTCCGAAGCCAAAAAGCGAAAGCAGTTGGAGCAGGAACAAGGAGAGGAAGAATCAGCAAAAACATCAAGGGAAACCGCGTCAAGACGACCAAAAGCCAAAGGATGCCGAGCAGACCCCTCGTCAGGATGACGATGGTGTCGTCTCAGCAGACGAAGACCAACCCGCGGTCAGACAAAGGATCGAAGTTATTCGCGCCCAACCAGAGTCCTCATCGGACGAAGAGAGTGACCTCGAGGAAGCTCCCGACTCGTCGGACTTACGTATGCTCCTCAAGCGAAAGGCTACTCCGAGGATTAGCGAGACTCCCGGTCCCTCTGATCTCCGAGTCGAGCTCAACGCCAAAAGAACCAAGCACGCGCCGAGTCAAAGATCCTCACCAGCATCTCCAGACGACAACCCTATCGTCGATTTGCGCGA
This genomic interval from Brassica oleracea var. oleracea cultivar TO1000 chromosome C2, BOL, whole genome shotgun sequence contains the following:
- the LOC106323681 gene encoding uncharacterized protein LOC106323681, coding for MWRQGRSERSRGENSRQDRRGLQTEEEIIKVPDFDFSDLVEKYKLSLVGRMFHIDGKSVDALITHMPKRRIWDVEGRVRGINLRNNKCQFDFDKEEDLQKVLHRRPCHFNKWSFSLERWIPTIKEDYPNSMLLWVTITGVPTHYKKDESYRSIGKALGEVDTVDVTNGRVGVQINVDEPLQFERKAGYANGDVVTVILKYEELHRLCFTCKRISHEEGTCPNYLQNKEKRTEFQDWRRRRR